The proteins below come from a single Triticum aestivum cultivar Chinese Spring chromosome 5D, IWGSC CS RefSeq v2.1, whole genome shotgun sequence genomic window:
- the LOC780640 gene encoding MADS-box transcription factor 34, with the protein MGRGKVVLQRIENKISRQVTFAKRRNGLLKKAYELSLLCDAEVALVLFSHAGRLYQFSSSSNMFKTLERYQRYIFASQDAVAPTSDEMQNNYLEYMELKARVEVLQHSQRNLLGEDLAPLSTTELDQLESQVGKTLRQIRSRKTQVLLDELCDLKRKEQMLQDANMTLKRKLGEIQVEATPDPQQQQQQMWQGDRGVPPHTPPQPEHFFQALECYPSLQPVFRGTDVNQPPPAWMA; encoded by the exons ATGGGTCGCGGCAAGGTAGTGCTGCAGCGGATCGAGAACAAGATCAGCCGCCAGGTGACGTTCGCCAAGCGCCGCAACGGCCTGCTCAAGAAGGCTTACGAGCTCTCCCTCCTCTGCGACGCCGAGGTCGCGCTCGTCCTCTTCTCCCACGCCGGCCGCCTCTAccagttctcctcctcctccaa CATGTTTAAGACCCTCGAGAGGTACCAGAGGTACATTTTTGCTTCCCAAGATGCTGTCGCGCCGACCAGCGATGAGATGCAG AACAACTATCTGGAGTATATGGAGCTGAAGGCAAGAGTTGAGGTTTTGCAACACTCACAAAG GAATCTCCTAGGTGAGGATTTGGCTCCACTGAGCACAACCGAGCTTGACCAGCTTGAGAGTCAAGTAGGGAAGACCTTGAGGCAAATAAGGTCAAGAAAG ACTCAAGTACTGCTAGATGAATTGTGCGACCTGAAGAGAAAG GAGCAAATGTTACAGGATGCAAACATGACCCTGAAAAGAAAG CTGGGCGAGATCCAGGTGGAGGCGACGCCTgatccacagcagcagcagcagcagatgtgGCAGGGTGACCGGGGCGTGCCGCCCCACACGCCTCCGCAGCCAGAGCACTTCTTCCAGGCCCTAGAATGCTATCCTTCTCTGCAGCCAGT ATTTCGTGGCACGGATGTGAACCAGCCGCCGCCTGCATGGATGGCATAG